The genome window ACCTAGAATTGGGATTTGAGGGTCCTGCGTTTTATGAAAATAATTTCTAACTCCCTTGTCCCCGCCGGTGACAATAATACAATCGACGTCTTTTCTTGACTTGTTGCCGACATACACTGAATCCATCCCGTAATCATCGAGGACTGTTTTGATGGTTTTTACTGCAAGGTCAGATGGAGTAGAGCCTGAAATTCCAATATGCACAAAGACACAACTACCAATTACAATAAAAGCTTAGACATCTGTAAACTTCATTATATTATAGTAATACGAGGCATTTGTTTGGACTTCGCCCTTTGTAGGGACCTTGTCAAGGCCAATCTGTTTTGATTCTAACGCCGCCTGTGCAGCCCCTCCTGCAAAGCTAAATGCCCAGAGAATGTCTTTTTCCTTTAGCAAGGTGCAGCAAAATGCGGCAGTAAAAATGTCGCCAACCCCAGACGTGTCAGCGATTTCCATGTTTGGCAGTTGGATAGAATACAGTCTGTTTTTTGACAAAAGGGAGACGTCTCGCTTGTTCGTGTACAGTACGTGCTCGACGCCGCGTTTTTGCAAATCAAGTGCTCCCTTTACGCCTGTCATACCTGTCAAGCTCTGGACTTCGCTTGGGTCAGACTTTATTGCGGTGATTTTTGACAAATCCAGTTCTGTTCTGTCAAGCGATATTTTTTTTTGAGAATCCGCTCGCCTCAGAAATCCCTGCGGATCCAAAAACGTCATCTCTGAATTTTTTTTGATTTTATCCAGAGTTTCTTTTGATACCTCATCAAATACAGGACTTACAAGTACGCCGTCGGCATCAGAGTCAGAATAAGGAATTTCCTCGCAGACGTTTTCCAGCCAGAGGTTTCTTTCAGAGTCTTTTATCTCCAAGGTAAATTTTGTTGTGGGCTTGCCAGACAAGGCATTATCGAACTTTATTTTATTTTTCTGCAATTCGTTTGTAAATGTAAAATCAGGGCCAAATTTCGTAAACAGTTCAACATCAAAACCTAGTCTTCTTGCGGCAAGACCGCAGTAGCACGCCGGCCCTCCGGGTCGCTCGTATGATTCTGTGCCGATTTTTATTTGATCTATTGTGCAGTGCGCAAATATTCCAAGCTTCATTTTATGGGGTCTTTATCCTGCGGATTTAGTTTTTTGCATTTTTAAACAGGATTTGCAGAGGATCTGTCCTTTTTCAATTACCAGTTCCACGTTTGAGGTAAGGCAGACATGGCATAGTCCTCGCATAGCATTATGTAGCACACACTAGCATAAATCCAGATTGAAAATTTGGGAAAAGGAGATATTCTGACACGCTTGAAAAAAGTCATGCGGTTTTCGAACTCTCTTACGCTTGATAAAAAACTGGTCACTTTGGCCATATTTGTATCGGTTATAGGAATTGGGGTAACGATAGTACTGTCATTTCATTATTCAAACATCATACTTGAGGAAAGAATAATGGACCAACTGCTCAGCGAGTCCACTATCCGGGGAGACTCGGTCAGAAGCCTGTTCAACTCAAGACTGCAGCAAATACAGGTGATTGGAACAGACCCGATGATAAGAAATCTCATCAACGAACTTAACGCCATTGATGACGATTCCGTCTTGAGTGAGAAAATATCTGAGAAAAGAATGGACTTTCTTATTCAGATTCAAGCATTTGAAACTACCATTGGTGGCTTAAATGAGCTTGAAAACGTGGAAATCATCGGTAAAAATGGCAAGGACCTGTTCTTATTGATCAACGTCAAAAACAAAAAGAACTTTCTGACCGATGAAAAATTCGTAAAAGGCGTAATGGAGCCGTATGCAGAGATAATACTTGGAAAAGATGGCAAGCGGAAGTTGGTGACAGTCACTCCAATTTTTGACAAGCCAAAAGATACAGAGCCAATCGGAATTGCCATCGTTACTGCAAACACACAATCAATTGATCAGATTTTGCTAAACAGGTTCGGGCTTGGGAATACGGGTGAAGCATACCTGGTAAACAAAAACAAAATGATGATCACAGAGTCAAGGTTCATAGAAAACGCACCGTTTCATCAAATCGTTGATACGCCATCAGTAAGCGAGTGTTTTGACAACAAGAAAAACTTTCACGGGCAGTATCTGGATTACAGACAGGAAGTCATTCTTGGAAGCTCAAATTGCATGTATGATTTGGGTCTTGTACTTCTTGTAGAAATTGACGATAACGAAGTCTTTCAGCCAGTCAAAAGCTTGCAAGAAAAGATCATAGTTCTTGGAATTGTCATGACTGTTGTCGTAGGCGCAGCTGCGTTCTTTTTGTCAAAATTGATCTCAAGGCCAATAATCAAGCTTCGAAACGCGGCAAATAAAATCGCAGGCGGGGATTTTGACGTGAGGACAAACATTTCGACGAGGGACGAAATCGGGGAGCTATCGCAATCATTTGATCAGATGGCTGAAAAGATTCAGGACTCGTTAATTAAAATCACGGAGCGCGAAGACATAATCAAGCAGCAAAAAAACATACTTCTCCAATTCTCAGAATACAGTTCCAACTACTGCGTGTGTTTTGTCGACATTGTAAGCTCCACCAAGCTTACTGCTAAACTGTCAGACCTTGAGACAAGCAAGTTTTACTCCATATTTCTCAACTCCATGGCAACAATAGTCACTCAGTACGGCGGGGTGGTAGTAAAGAACATTGGAGACGCATTATTGTATTATTTCCCAAAAACAGACACGGATGATATGGGGCCGTTTGAAAACATGCTAAAATGCTCCATGGAAATGCTAGAATCAAGAGTCAAAATAAATGAAAGAATGACGCTTGAAAGGCTTCCAGAGATAAGTTACAGGATAAGTGCGACATTTGGTCCAGTCAGAGTAGCCATAGTGGCCACATCTACCATCGACGACATATTTGGGGCAACAGTTAACACGTGCGCAAAAATAAACACACTTGCAAGCCCAAACACGCTGATCATAGGAGAGTCGCTATACAACAAGATAAAGGGTGTAAAGGGATACAGTTTTGAAAAAATCACCGAGTACGACATCGACTTGGAAAACAAGCTCGGCGTCTATTTGGTAAAACAAAAGACAGATTGATCTTACAAAACAATCACTTTGTTGGATTTGAGTGTGGTGAAAACGCACCAAGATTATAAAGAGGCAGTTTACAGGATTTCCATGCCACTAAAGCGTGCAAGTAGAGGAAGACGAAAAGGCGGAAAAGGCTCTTCAGACCGAATCCAATGCACAAACTGTGGCGCAACAGTGCCAAAAGACAAGGCAAAGAAAGTCACATCAAGACTGAGCCTAGTTGAACACTCGCTTGCAAAAGAGCTAAGAGCCCAGGGAGCATACATTGCATCACCATCAGTTCTAAAATGGTACTGCATATCATGCGCAATTCACTTTGGCATATTGAAAATCAGATCAGCATCATCAAGAAGACAGACAGGAAGACTGCGTTAATCCCGAATGTTTTTTGAAGTGACAATTATTCTTTGAATAAACGTTATTGCCGCAATAATTACCACTATCACTACAGCATAAGGCATAAGACCAATCATTCCAATTAACGCAATGACGAGCAGTCTTTCTGCCCGTTCGCCTATCCCGATTCCCTGGAGTTTTACCCCTAGCGACTCTGCCCTGGAACGAGAATAGCTCACAAGAAGGGACAAAGTAATTGCCAAAAATACCAAATATGGCTCCGTAAAATTCCCAACTAAAATTCCCAAAAATATTGCAACTTCAGCTATTTTATCAAATACTGAATCAAGAAATCCCCCCTTCTTTGAAGTCTTTTTAGTGAATCTGGCAACTTGTCCATCCACCACATCAAAAAATCCCGAAACGAGCAAGAGAACACCTCCGACTATTGCAGCATAGTGCGGATACTGCAAATTCATCCCATATGCAATTGATGCCAAAAACGCAAACCCGAGTCCGACGGATGTCCAAAAGTTAGGCGAAAGTCCGGTCGAGGCAAAGCCTTTGCCAATTTTTTCAAGATGGGGTTTTAACGATTCTCGGAAATTGTTTAGCATTTATGTTTCCTGATTATACCAAATGATTCTATTTAATATTCATAGCAATCATTGTCGAGATTAGTTTTGCCGCAAGGGATGCAGTTGCACCTGTATCATACGTGGGGTTTAACTCTACCACATCTAGGCATGCTATTTTGTGTCCTTCCATGGCATATATCATGTCAAATAGCTCACGCGATGTGATTCCCACGGCCTCTGGATTCCCAACTCCCGGTGCAAATGCTGGATCAAGCACATCAAGGTCAACGCTCACGTATGTTTTTTTGAACGTGGACAGCATATCATTTACCAGTTTTGGGCCTTTTCCATCTCGGATGTCTTTTTCTGTGATTGTTTTGATTTTATGCTCTTTTAGAAATGCAAGTTCCTCGCCTACAAAAGAGCGTGCTCCGACATGAATTATGTTCTCTGCACCATTTTTTTCCACAACTCGTCTCAGATATGCGGCATGACTGAGTCGCACTCCTGCATATTCGGATCTAAGATCAAAATGAGCATCAAATACAATGTAGCCTGTGTCTTTTGGGAAGGCAGTATATGTGCCGTACGTAAGGGAGTGCTCGCCGCCCAGAATTACCAAAAGCCTGTCTTTTTTGATCAGCTCGCCAGTTAGCTTGTTGACCATATCGGTCATCTCTTCAACGTTTACAGTATGGTGTATGTTTCCAAGATCCTGAATGTTTACAGATGCCAAGTCAATTTGAAACTGGGGATGAAAAATCTCAATATTGTTAAACGCGTCACGTATAGCATCTGGCCCGAATCTAGTTCCAGGCTTGTACGAGTGGGTAGAATCAAATGGTATCCCATAGATGATTGCAGCGGGATCACTGTCTTCATTTGGACTAATTATCAGAGGGGATTTGCTTAGATACAGATCACGGTAACTCAATTACTCTCACAAATACTCAAAACCACTAGAAAATAAATTAATAGGAAGTCAGGAATCTGAGAATAATTTTGTAGATGGTTGGTACTTTATGCCGCCGTCTAACTGTGTGAGCCCCTCAATTTTATTTATCAGGTCTATCGAGTTAAACGGTTTTTGAATCAATCCGACGTTTGGCCCCTTAAAATCCATTTTTGTCAGAATTTCGTCGCCAAATGCGGTAATGAACAAAATCTTTTGATTCGGAGTTATGTTTAGAATTTCTCTTGCCGTTTCAAAGCCGTTCTTTTTAGGCATCTCATAATCAAGTATCACTGCATCATACGGATTGGTCATTTCATTTTTTCTTGCCTTTGCCTCATTTGCATATGCTGTGAGGCATTCAAGGCCGTCATTTGTTATTACCACGGTGTGGCCTCTGGATTCAAATATTTTTTGGTATAGCAAGGCGTATGCTTGACTGTCCTCTGCAACCAAAATCATCATTACAAGTGTTTTATGTTGAATTTGTTATTCTGCTTTGACTTGTTTGTTTTAAACAAACATGATTAGACCATGATCTGAGGTCGTTTTGTCATGTATCTTGACAAATTCAGTCTTGTAAACGGTTTTTCCTTTGTTTGGTCCTTGATATCTGCAACAAAATCATCAAACGGTATCTCAGTAACGTTGCCTGAAATCCTATCTCGGACGGAAAGATTTGGCTGGTTTACTTCTTTTTCCCCAATCACAAGGCTGTACCTTATCCATTCGGTTTCTGATTCGCGTATTCTTTTTCCGATGGTTTCGTTTCGGTCGTCAATGTCTACTCGAATGTCTTGCTTAGTCAGCCTGTCTGCAAGGGCCTCACAGTGTTGTAGAAATTCTTCTTTTAGTGGAATGATTCGTACCTGTGTAGGGGCAAGCCATAGTGGAAGACTTGCCTTACGTCCCTCTTTTTGATCCAATGCCGCTTTTTCGAGAAGGACGTAGATTACTCGCTCAATGGCACCGCTTGGCGAATTGTGCAGAATTATCGGATGGTGTGGGACGTTATTTTCGTCAAAATATTTGATTCCATATCGCATGCCGTTTTCAACATCGATTTGATCAGTAGATAGTGCAGACGCCTTTCCAAGACTATCCACATAATTGAATTCCCATTTCAATACAAAATAAAAGAACCTCTCCTTCCACATTTCTACAAGTACTGGCTTGCCAAGCTTTTTGACGAGATTGTGAATTACTGACTTGTGTTCATTGTAGAATTCCTCTGTAAATCGAATCGCCATCTCATAGTCAGACTCGTTGATTCCAACTTGTTTGAGAACATTTCGAGACAGTTCAAATCGTTTTGTCATCTCTTCTACTGCCTGTGGAATATCGGTGCAAAACGCATGGCAGTCAGGCATCGTAAATGCTCGTAATCGTCGCAGACCCACAAGCTCGCCTGACTGCTCTCGCCTAAAGCTGTATCTTGTAAGCTCGTATAATTTTAGAGGCATGTTACGATAAGATATTTGGAAATCATTTGCCATGAGGAATTGCCCAAAACACGCTGCAAATCGCAAAAACAGCTGCTTTCCTTCGGTATTGATGTTGTACTGTCGTGCAGGAAATCGGTTAAAGTAACTCTCCATGCTCGGATGATGAGAATCATACATGATTGGAGTTTCTACCTCAAGGCCGCCATACTCTTTTACTTGATCATTTACGAATCGTTCAAGAAGGGATTTGATAAGCCTGCCATTTGGATAAAATCGCATGTTGCCAGAATCAGATGCTGGTTCGTAATCTGCAATTGCCATTTTTTTCATTAGTTTTACATGTGGTGGCGGTTCGTCAACTGCCCTTTTCTTTGCAGATTCGTACTTGGATAATATTTCTAATTTTTCATGTTTTGCAAAATTAAACTTGCCAACTTCATGCATTTCCCCCTCTGGTGTCATGATGTACCAAAACGACTGGATTTTTGATTCGGACTTGAGGGCATCAGATGTATGACCCTCATCATGCGTGTGACCTTCATGAGCAGGTATTTCCCCTACAGACTCGTTGACGATGGTCTTTGAGCTTTCTGCCAATGGATGTCCCTTCACCTTGACGTTGTAAGATTTGGTCCATCCAAATGGGGCATGCGATACATCATACCCATCTGCAAGGGATTCCATTTCTTTTAGTAGACTAAGCGCCAGACTTG of Candidatus Nitrosotenuis sp. DW1 contains these proteins:
- a CDS encoding PfkB family carbohydrate kinase: MKLGIFAHCTIDQIKIGTESYERPGGPACYCGLAARRLGFDVELFTKFGPDFTFTNELQKNKIKFDNALSGKPTTKFTLEIKDSERNLWLENVCEEIPYSDSDADGVLVSPVFDEVSKETLDKIKKNSEMTFLDPQGFLRRADSQKKISLDRTELDLSKITAIKSDPSEVQSLTGMTGVKGALDLQKRGVEHVLYTNKRDVSLLSKNRLYSIQLPNMEIADTSGVGDIFTAAFCCTLLKEKDILWAFSFAGGAAQAALESKQIGLDKVPTKGEVQTNASYYYNIMKFTDV
- a CDS encoding HAMP domain-containing protein, which produces MRFSNSLTLDKKLVTLAIFVSVIGIGVTIVLSFHYSNIILEERIMDQLLSESTIRGDSVRSLFNSRLQQIQVIGTDPMIRNLINELNAIDDDSVLSEKISEKRMDFLIQIQAFETTIGGLNELENVEIIGKNGKDLFLLINVKNKKNFLTDEKFVKGVMEPYAEIILGKDGKRKLVTVTPIFDKPKDTEPIGIAIVTANTQSIDQILLNRFGLGNTGEAYLVNKNKMMITESRFIENAPFHQIVDTPSVSECFDNKKNFHGQYLDYRQEVILGSSNCMYDLGLVLLVEIDDNEVFQPVKSLQEKIIVLGIVMTVVVGAAAFFLSKLISRPIIKLRNAANKIAGGDFDVRTNISTRDEIGELSQSFDQMAEKIQDSLIKITEREDIIKQQKNILLQFSEYSSNYCVCFVDIVSSTKLTAKLSDLETSKFYSIFLNSMATIVTQYGGVVVKNIGDALLYYFPKTDTDDMGPFENMLKCSMEMLESRVKINERMTLERLPEISYRISATFGPVRVAIVATSTIDDIFGATVNTCAKINTLASPNTLIIGESLYNKIKGVKGYSFEKITEYDIDLENKLGVYLVKQKTD
- a CDS encoding 30S ribosomal protein S26e — its product is MPLKRASRGRRKGGKGSSDRIQCTNCGATVPKDKAKKVTSRLSLVEHSLAKELRAQGAYIASPSVLKWYCISCAIHFGILKIRSASSRRQTGRLR
- a CDS encoding CDP-alcohol phosphatidyltransferase family protein codes for the protein MLNNFRESLKPHLEKIGKGFASTGLSPNFWTSVGLGFAFLASIAYGMNLQYPHYAAIVGGVLLLVSGFFDVVDGQVARFTKKTSKKGGFLDSVFDKIAEVAIFLGILVGNFTEPYLVFLAITLSLLVSYSRSRAESLGVKLQGIGIGERAERLLVIALIGMIGLMPYAVVIVVIIAAITFIQRIIVTSKNIRD
- the speB gene encoding agmatinase — its product is MSYRDLYLSKSPLIISPNEDSDPAAIIYGIPFDSTHSYKPGTRFGPDAIRDAFNNIEIFHPQFQIDLASVNIQDLGNIHHTVNVEEMTDMVNKLTGELIKKDRLLVILGGEHSLTYGTYTAFPKDTGYIVFDAHFDLRSEYAGVRLSHAAYLRRVVEKNGAENIIHVGARSFVGEELAFLKEHKIKTITEKDIRDGKGPKLVNDMLSTFKKTYVSVDLDVLDPAFAPGVGNPEAVGITSRELFDMIYAMEGHKIACLDVVELNPTYDTGATASLAAKLISTMIAMNIK
- a CDS encoding response regulator, with product MMILVAEDSQAYALLYQKIFESRGHTVVITNDGLECLTAYANEAKARKNEMTNPYDAVILDYEMPKKNGFETAREILNITPNQKILFITAFGDEILTKMDFKGPNVGLIQKPFNSIDLINKIEGLTQLDGGIKYQPSTKLFSDS
- a CDS encoding threonine--tRNA ligase; translation: MRILQLHCDSIEFTPTKKEIKSAEDIVPESKKLDEVVVAFVAMEQGDDSQTAKKAIGEITASMDKVGCKKLLLYPYAHLSSNLASPSLALSLLKEMESLADGYDVSHAPFGWTKSYNVKVKGHPLAESSKTIVNESVGEIPAHEGHTHDEGHTSDALKSESKIQSFWYIMTPEGEMHEVGKFNFAKHEKLEILSKYESAKKRAVDEPPPHVKLMKKMAIADYEPASDSGNMRFYPNGRLIKSLLERFVNDQVKEYGGLEVETPIMYDSHHPSMESYFNRFPARQYNINTEGKQLFLRFAACFGQFLMANDFQISYRNMPLKLYELTRYSFRREQSGELVGLRRLRAFTMPDCHAFCTDIPQAVEEMTKRFELSRNVLKQVGINESDYEMAIRFTEEFYNEHKSVIHNLVKKLGKPVLVEMWKERFFYFVLKWEFNYVDSLGKASALSTDQIDVENGMRYGIKYFDENNVPHHPIILHNSPSGAIERVIYVLLEKAALDQKEGRKASLPLWLAPTQVRIIPLKEEFLQHCEALADRLTKQDIRVDIDDRNETIGKRIRESETEWIRYSLVIGEKEVNQPNLSVRDRISGNVTEIPFDDFVADIKDQTKEKPFTRLNLSRYMTKRPQIMV